AATTCTATtcccattttaatttaatttaattataatattgatatatttttgggCAAGCAAggtgaaaatataaatgaatagcATATGTTAGTTGAAAATTACtctaaaattcattataatcAATTTGCTTCAAGGtagaattaatatttacatgtgatcaatttaaaaagaaatatgcatgtttaaatttttaaggtatagatataatttgtataaataagttaaaaattttattagatgtatgtataattatttaaaaaataaaaataatttagatcaAAGATGTAATTATGGTATGAATGGGAAAGAAGCGTGAGTGAATTGCTTAATTTCACCCAACCCATATGAGAGTGACACGTTGGAATTAAGTGGATCATTACTCACATTCCTTGTAAGAAACAAGACTATTTTTTTGGTCAATATGAAAACTTGGAAAGACATAGACTTCGTCCCAATCCCAACAGTACAAAGTTTATAGATGGAATTGTACGTGGACCAATCCTTCGCCTCCACCACTTACATGATCTCTAatctgcttttttttttttttttaataatatagttACATGTTTAATCTGTTCTTGAGTTGAGTTTTCAGGAAAATAAGGTTGTACgaaatttaatcatatatagtaaaataataatatcataataactgttgtattattaatatataacaagtatatatataatgtatttgcTATATGATTAATTCCATATaatcatgtatatttttttttcatttaattctacaaaataaatcacctttgtaaaaaaagttgaatatttttcatttatcccTCCAATATACTAAGTTTGTAATTACATAAGAGATTTATTCAATGAAGTTTGCgcatcatattttttcatctgacgattatcatttttttattactacaaTAGGAGTGAGAGCAGTCTATTTTAACAAGAAAAGTGATGCTaacttaatcaattaattgacAATGAGGAATCATTTCTGTAGATTCATTTCACgggtattttttttgtgtctaAATGAGAATTTGGGCGTatgcatatttatttattaataaaaagaaaaagaattataaataacgAATAGTATTAGGGTTCATGGTGTTGCGAGTTACAGCTAatcaaatttctgaaaaatcaCTGAACCTAATTAATACCACTTGTTTGGTGGTCGTTGTATTTGTAGTTGAAACATTTCATGTATGATGTATCCCTATAAGAAGTAAGTGTCTACAATTGAGTTAAAAGATATCCCACACGACATCACTTCCTTAATAGTTGCTTTTCCAATTAAGAAACCCTTTGTTCGTAGAAAACAGTTGTTGGCTTTTGCTCTTGCTTGCTTCTACCAAGTTACATGGCCACCATCGGTGCCGCCTCACTTTGAACAAATCATATagcaaatgtaatatatatactaaatgtGCAATTTctctacaataaaaaaaaaagataaataattccataataaatatattatactgtGATTGATTTGTTTCTGTCAAACCtgaattagataaaaatttgGGGTGATGTCCATTGTTTTTGAAGAACATTTGTACCCACTTCATTCGGTTTATTTGATAATTGGCATTTGGATCATAAGCCCATTCATTTGTTTGCATTGCCTAACTACAATAAGATTATAGGTACTATGGGCTCTAAATTTGGGCCTGCCCTGTTTGTTGTTGacctttcctttttcctttttcttaaaaagacTTCCCTTTTGTTGCCATATTTGAACACAAAATCCACATTAAACATATCAATGTGGGGTGGGCAACAAAATATAACTCACCAATTCCTTCAACACccacatacatataatatgaTTTGCACTAGACAGGAGACTATAGTTTATACTTAGAATCCATGTGTTAGGGGCATATAAGAAAAGAAGGATAAATTAGTCATTTCACCAATCTTCACATAAACCCTAGCTAAATAAGTACTATAACTCTCATCCCCAAACCCTGCCAATTCCACCAATTCTTTACAATTCCCCCCGCCGCATTAACATATCTTAACCCGCCCAAAAATGCCGCCCAAGTTCGACCCAACCCAGGTAGTGGACGTTTTCGTCCGGGTCACCGGCGGTGAGGTCGGCGCAGCTTCTTCCCTCGCCCCCAAAATCGGCCCTCTCGGTCTCTCCCCTAAGAAAATCGGTGAGGACATCGCCAAGGAAACCGCCAAGGATTGGAAAGGCCTCCGTGTCACCGTCAAACTCACCGTCCAAAATCGTCAGGCCAAGGTGACAGTCGTTCCCTCCGCCGCCGCATTAGTGATCAAGGCACTCAAGGAGCCCGAGCGTGACCGTAAGAAGACCAAGAACATCAAGCACAATGGCAACATCTCCCTTGACGACGTTATTGAGATCGCTAAAGTTATGCGCCCCCGGTCCATGGCCAAGGACTTGAGTGGCACGGTGAAGGAAATTTTGGGTACCTGCGTTTCTGTTGGTTGTACGGTCGACGGAAAGGATCCGAAGGATCTGCAGCAGGAAATTACCGATGGTGATGTGGAGATTCCTCAGGATTGAGATTTTGTTGGATTGGATTTCGAGCTGAATCTCTATGGtttggatatttttgtttctttagctTTACTCTGTacttcctcttttcttttagttGAATGCAGTATGTGGATGCTAATTACTGCTTCTATTACTCAGTTTAAATGAGATTTAAGTTTATAATTATGGTTTCATTTTTGAGTATTGATTGGGCTATGGTGGGACTTGGAGTTCCTGAGTGGATCAATTCGCATTTGATTCGTGTGCGTCATTTGATTGATGAACCGCAATGCATCCTACAAGTTACTGAGAAATATTGAGGGCAACCTTTTCCCCTAGCTGCAAAAACAGTTTAGTTGGAATACATTGTGCAGGGGTGCTAAGACCGTATGCATTTGCTAGATTTTGTTAGATCCTCACACGGGAGTTCTGTCTTTTCCACATCCCTTCACTTTGATCATTATACTTGTTGCAGCAGCTATAGATATCTATGTAGTCTTTATTTGTAAAACACTGCAGCACCTAAGGTCTTTGTCCTTCTTTAATCATCTTGAATTGTATGTTCCATGAATTGGAGTCATGCCATGTAGTTGCTGATGGCTGAGCATAAGCATTGGATCGAGTTAATGTAATTTGCTATTCCACTCGATAAATTCCAGACTGATATTGCCCCTAGTTCATAGTCTGGTGGATGTTTCTTGATGCGCATTTGATGTAACTGGGAGTGTATGTCATTAAAGCAGCAAATGTCTCATATTAAGTATACTGTATACCTGCATCTGCCATTAGATGCCTCTCTAAGGAAACTGTGTTGCATGATTGTCTAGCACAAATGTgcatgtgtatgtgtgtatgtcGCATGTTTGTTGTGTTTATTCGGCATGTTGAACTATGATTAACTTGACATTTGAGGGCAGAGGTTGACTTTCTGTTTTTCAGATGGAGTTAGTGTTTAGTTCAAAGAGTCGTGGTGGATTGGGATGGGATCATGAACATGATTATGCTTTTGTAGTGCTCTAGCATGATGTGTTGTGCTAATAAAACATAACGGAAGTGATATATTACCTCAGACTGTGGTTATACGTTTGTGCTTCTACCGTTTTGCTCCAAAGAACATAAATGTTTGAGAAATGAACTGTGGAAGGCTATGGAGTCACTGTATGTTTATAGTGAGGACTGCACATAAACTCCCATGTATAGGTTGATGAGCAAGTGGTTTGTAGGAGGTGTTGGCTTTTATATGATTAAGACCTTGGGAAAGTAAATCATATAAAGCATGTTACGACATCATCTATTCAAGTGGTAGGACAGTGAAGCATCCCGTTTAGAAGTTGGGCTGTTACCTACATTTATATAGTTGTTCTGAGACGACTACATACTTGTCTTTGCTTGGTCTACTAATCGTATTGCAATGTATGCCAATGGTGGTGGACAAAGAAAGTTACCAGAAGTTGaacccttttcttttgctaCAAAGAAATTACCTTGCAATTGCAAGAacgtttttaataatttttatttttctctctcttctcaaCTCTCACACcctcttttattcttttatttcttttttcaatatgatgctccaaaaaatatacataaccCAAGAAGAACCCCTgtttgagaaaaatacaatgaagaCCCAAAGGCCCAAAGAAAAATCCAAGGCGAAAGCAACTTCAAACCCAATACCCTGAAGGGATTCGATGCCATGAAGCCGAAAGAAGACCTATGAAGGCTCATGGGAGGCTCAAGCATGGCAGCCACCGAGACACCATAGTATCCTAGTGCACAAGTGGCTGGATGCTAGTTAGACAACTTAGAGGAGTGACGATCACCAAGTGCCCAAGGATCCAAACGGTTGTTGGACTTGTTCTAAACCCCCTAGGAATATGATAAACTTATCTCACGGGAAGGCTTATCCTCTTGAAGGCCAATAATTAGGAAATCCTTGTCGACCCCTCCTTTTGCTTTTGGGAAGGATCGGGGAGTGAAGACTTTGATTCAATCAACTAGTACGAGCTTGGAATAAAAACCTCGTTAGCTGTTAAATGGCGTTAGCGCTGAAGTCTTCAGGTAAAGAATCTTGGCTTTCCCAGCTGCACATTCatcgtatatatataaaagaatatgccACACTGTCCTTTCCTTGCGTGGGATATCTTTACTAGGTAATTAAGGGTCGATGCAATTGAGAACCTGTGGTGGGAATATTGTCCTTGTGCTAATCGGTCCGGTCTCTGAAAGAAGGTGCAAAAGAGGCAAGAGCGACTCAAGCAGCACCGATCCGGTCTCTGAAAGAAGGTGCAAAAGAGGCAAGAGCGACTCAAGCAGCACCGACTAAGGGAACTTGGCCATTCTTTCTAAatgaaaaactattattagTTCAGTTCGGTAGAACATCGATAAGaggataattttttcacaGAAGCATATGATTGCCCCTCAATCGCCAGGCCAGGTGCATGAGTAGCTTTGCTGGCAATAGTTGGAGTCAATATCTCCTAAACTGCTTTCTCAAGTTCCAAGAGGATTGGGCTCTCTCAGTCAACAAGGGGTGAGGGTTGTTAAAAAAGGATCCTTCTCCTCGATAAAgggtaatattttttcaatattcaCACAaactatatatgttatttttctgcaaaGTACTCTCGTATTGAATTATCATTTTACTTCACATTTTCACAGTTTGAATTCTTactttatcattatttattgatCTGAATGTTGAAGTGTCAACgtacttttttttaagttatctTCTTAAGACTTGTACAAAACTAGGCCCAAAAATCAAAGTTGGATTACGAGCAATATTTTTGCTCTCACactaatttctcataaaattattatatattttttaataataattatttttttaaaatttaaaattaattatgcacaCAAATTTTCACATGCCTATATACTAGTTTAGATAGTAGTGGGAGGGATGAGAGAGAACTTGAGGGATTACATACACAATTAAGTTAGGCAATGAAAGAGACGGGTCCTCTCTACCTGCCTGTCGGTGCCATAAATGCTACATTTaacaatatgaaatatttatttcccATACATACGTTGGACTTTAGTTGCTCCGCCCGTGATGAGGTTGATGAAAGAAGATGACAAATTAGCCAAGTGTGTGGTTCCAATTCCGACAGAGTTTCACATCTTCCACATGCTTAAATTCTTACATTATTGGACGCGAGTACTCCACTTTCGCAGCTACTTCACCAGTCCTTCCACTCTCCTCACTTTCTCCCTATAAATTAGTGTTGCACCAAAACCCCACTCCCAATTCCCATCTTCAACAAACCATCTCTATCAATATTCCTCTCCTCCCTCTTCAGTACAGAGATATACAGAATCCATTTCCTGATCAGCAGTTGTTGATGAATCTGATGATGACGAAGCGGGTCGGATTGTTGAGTTCTTGGGTGGAGGTTGCACCAACCCTTGTTGTTTTCCCTCGCAAGCCCTCCACTAATTGTCGTCCCACCCTGGAGACCATTGCAGAGGAGGAATCCGACATCATTTACGACGACGACGATGACGATCAACACGAGCAACTGCTGCAATCTTCCTTGCAACCTTGTTTCAACTACTAAGGATCCATTTGCAATCTTCTTCTTTGCAAATTCAACCTTATAATCTTAGGAGTAATTAACCTTTTATTTAGATAAtctctatatatgtatcaaaCTATCACTCCAAAGCGGAAGGCATAATTAAGAGTAGTTTTAGGTTTCTGGTTatgtaatgaaaattttaccaGATAACACCAATTGTATacttatttactattttcttATGGGCGATTTCTGCAtctttcttcaaattataatttggtGTATAAAAGCTCTCTTtgcattcttttctttttataattttagacccatgcagttaagtaatattatatatgagtGTGTATAGGAGCAATTTAGGACCGGTACGtaattgacatatatatatatatatatatatatgtcggCAAGGCGACAGATACAAGACTTCTGTATAGTTAGGCTATTAAATCTTGATATTGAGCAACCTCCGACCTTTCTTTACATTTTGGATCATTCCAATTGTTCTCCACATTTACCACATCATCACAAGTTAAATGGGACTGATTATTCTATTGTAAGAGACccctttttactttatattgaTGGGTACTTAATTATTTGCATGTGATTGAGGCATTCGTCCTATGTACGAACGAACCACTGTTAAAcaattctattaaaattttgtttaaaacctAAAATAccccaaaaataatatatataaaaccaaTGTTTTTTGTGGCACGTATGATTGTGTGCACTTTTAGTGGTGGAGTAGGATGCATTGCGAGAAAATCGGAGTCATGCTACCACAAAGTGAGTAATGCTAATCCTACAGGACCACCTCCCACCCACCCCCCACACGCAAAAATCTTGCACACAATAAAAAGagcatataatatttatgggtcttaattgcatttattgtTTCGTATAAGAAGGGGAAGTAGCAAAATAAGAACTCTTAATATAAAGATAgcaaataatacttttattagcattatttttgtttttggcaATTATAAAATGACCATCGAATTCTAAAAAGTGGCCCGAAATTGATACGTGAACCAAAATTAAGGGTTTTTGTTGACATGGAATTGTAATACAAAACCAACTGTCAATTaagatattttcttcttctttttgctTCCTATCATATAAGCGCACAGTCGGGCTACAGGAATGTTGCCTAGTGCTCGGGGGTAACGCCATTCGCCCACCTCAGCTGAGGGCAACACCGTCGGTGGCGAGGaaaggattataattttttttaatttatattatataatatttttttataatttataattatatacataatataaattttattttatacatttttttttcatgtaagTGCTTATGTGTCAGGTTGTTTTAAGACATACCCAATCAACtttgtttcaaatttaaaaagctttagatttatacatattagcaaattttggtcattttaaaaattcagtgACTTGAAATCCTAGAattgtcaaaaaataataatttcggATTATTGTTTGACACCTCTATATTTACAATCTTTATTTTACCACCCCTTGTATATGGGGCACTAAATGCAATATTAAACGGATTTATGCGTCAGCTTGTGATATTGCATTTCGAACAGAACTTATCTTCTCTCACCAGTTTGAGAAGAAGAGATGGAGTGCGTTTActaagagagaaaaagagaagagagtgGTACAAGTAGACAAACTCAGTCGAGTGTCTCTTTCATCCAGAAGGATCGAGAAGGAACAATTGACTGCATGCAAGCTATTAAAATGTCCATTTCCAGGTTAAATTGGACAGCAAAAGAGAGGCTTTCACTCCATAATAAATGCTACAAATATAGCAATATGAAAGAAATGTTAGATTTCCCATATGTGAACTATAGTTTGAAGTTGTCAACATTAACAACAACAACCTATTTCAGTCGAGTGGTTTCTGTTTTCTGGTGTCTATTTCATCCAGAAGGAACAACTGACTGCACGCAAGCTATTAAGTTCTGTGGTTTCTACGGTTCTCCACACCTTCCACATGccaaaatgaaatttctgcACTGCACTTTCACAGCTGCTTCAGCCGTCCTTCCTTCCACCCACCACAACCTCGACTCCCTATTCCTTCACCTGGTTTTGTCCTATAAATGCACCACCCAAACCCCCCAACTCCAACTCCAACTCATAACAAACCATCACTCCTCCTCTCTTCAGACAAAACAATAAACCTTAATTATTAACCTCTCTGAATCAATCCTATTTCCCGAATTACATGGCGAAGTGGATGGTGGTCGGGCTGTTGAGTTCTTGGGTTGAGGTTGCACCATCTCTTGTTATTTTTCCTCACAAGCCCTGCAGCTTCTGCCCCACCCTGGACACCATATCAGAGGAGGAACCTGATGAAATtcgtgatgatgatgaagaaattACTCACCACCAATCCCAAACTTAAACCTCCTTAATTTGCAAATTAGCTTTAACTGCGAACCTAATTATGttcttaacattttatttgtGTGCGTTCTTTCTGCTTGCTGCCAAAGTATGACAGAGAAGGGACAACAAGATTCTTTTACGCTTCTGGCTATATATTTTCGTTTTCCAGAAAATATGTGTTTCTTCCAATCATATGAGAGTGTTATGTATATGTAGTAGTGTTTAGTCCCAGGCCAACTTTAGCTAAACATATGTATAccaacttttttattgtatatggACAGCAATTTTTTGGATGAGGCATTACAATATATGGTCCGTGTACGTTTACTGTTACagtagtttcttttttttttttttttttttcttattttaatatagtTGTTGATTTTTGTATTATCGATATTGACATGTATTGGGTCCAACACCGCTACAAAAGTCGAAGAATCTTCTTCAAACTTTTACAATTATCAAAGACTAATCTGCAAGAGATTGAGGTCATACATTTGTGGTTGTATTTGTTTGCCCCACAAGAAAGAAgttgatatatacatatggtTAGATGGTGAGGAATGTGTGTGTACACATAATTGTTAGATTTGGGAAATCAAATGCACAAGGATCTTACTATGATCTATTCGTATATTACAAGtcccaaattaaaaaacaagtgGCCACTGTTACGCAAACTCATCGCTTTCTGATGTCTCTTTCTTACAGGAGAGGATGGAGAGCCACACCTCACTCCCCTGCCCCTGCCCCTGCACCCGCACCCTGGGCATCATAACACAAGAGCAATATTCCGATCATTtatggtgatgatgatgaaccTCTTTTCATTACCTCAATAATTCAAACctaatattatgtttgaaGCACGTAGAGACagatgtgtgtatgtgtgtgttctTTCTGCTGCCCTTCaagattcttgttttttttctctGTCTTTTGGGCTCTCTTTTCTTCTGGTTGTCAATGGTTGGGTGTTGTgccaatcaaattaataaagtttGTGTAGGAAGGGCAATATAGATGGTGTAAATGTGGAAGGGCCCATGGGCTGATGATGTTAGTGGATATTGACTTGGGCCACATAAAGCCCAAGCTTCTTAATTCATTCCACTAACATTacttatttgatttataacGCAGAAATCATTCCACCCAAACGCGGCATTACTTATTTGGTGGCAGAGCACCGCTGGTTTGATTGGATTATAAGTAAAATTGATTCGCGCACAAAGCAAAAACGGAAGGTCCGCATTTAAAGTGTTGAGTGAGTGgacaacattttttttcttaacaatTAAGAATAAGTTCCCTATTCTtaacaacacacacacacacacacacacacactaccaTCACCTTATTTACATTACAGATACAGCTCATGAGAGAGTTTATCTGCAGTGTAGTTGGGGGTATTTGTTTGAAGTTTCACTATCATTAAGGGTgttacttgtaattacaattacaaataggatgtttgtataattaaatttaattttaaaaggtgtccatgtaatttatcttatttttagttttattttaggataattacattaacattCCCTTATCTatggtttatttatacaaatcacccatattttttgaaaaattacaaaaattacccCTGACAGCCTTTAAAGAATGCTAGggatgatttttgtaatttttcaaaaaatatggataatttgtataaaaaaaaataagtgatggagtgtaaatgtaattatccctatgtgtaaataataattacgttttttatgaatatataatataattattcaaaagatccaaataatttatataaataaattatatatcacgAAAATAAATGTGAGTATGTCACtatcccttttatttttattatggaGAATAGACCGTACTCAATCTTTTTTGcctaaaattaaagaaaaatacaaagccAGCCAACATCAAGATCCATTGATTGATAGTGAAATAAATCCCTAACTCGTAGTGATGTCCACTGAGGAACACGATTTTCTTGAACCTCTTGCTTCACCCAATGAAAGTGATGTTTCCGTAACCTTATACACAACAAACTTGTAATATTTGCATCTCAGATCATGCAAAATGTCTGTTTGCATAATTCTCAGCACCTTAATTTGCATGTAACTGTATTAGTCACAAACTAGCAGTACATCTGATATTACAATCTTAATTTCTCTACCCATGTGGCtttaaagatatataaaaattttcgaAAATAGTATGTAATTTTGTTGTTCATTCGATATggacaaatatatatcatataatttgagACAGTTCGTGAACCATCCTATATCACTCATCTTGTTTATGATGGTGAGTGTATACTATCATCACATGTCACATAAAGACGagaaatttaaacaatatataagCCTTAAAGTGCATACGACTTTTCGTTCAAAATTGGCAATATATTTGTATCAGAATTGAAATGAATATAAAtcgttaaaaaatttatttaacaagGATGGAATCAATCAATGAAATCAACCTTAATTAATACCTGATACCTTTATTTCATTACAACTCAAATAGCACCTAATTCAGACATAGAGATAGAGAGTGGTTTAGGTTATTAATTGGAGAAGATTtgaagtaattaataaaagaggAGAGGAGGATAAATTAAGGTTGATAGTGGGTGGATTTTAGGGAGGGAAGGACAGCAGCCATTGCTAGTGGGGTTAGTGGGGGTGGAGGAGCGCCTCTTAATCCCCTTTTCCCGCAACTTGGAGTGGAGCCTCCGGGCCCACACCTACCTTCCATGTCTACTTCTGCAGCTACGTCTTACTACAAACTCTCACCAATTTGTTtgtaataacttttattttattatacgattaaattataaatttaatagtgATGTatataacccaaaaaaatctagttcaaaaaaaagtaaagggGTTCAGGGTCTCCTGTAGTCTACCAATAACCCATGAAAGCAGTGATCATCCCTGATATTCAAGGACCGAACCCAAAAATGTGGCTCAATCAGTAACAATCAGCCTAAGATCCATATTTAAATGCCCCACGTGGCATAACCTAGGCCGCCAAATGTATCTCCAAGTCAATATGGAAGACACTTATCGAGGGATGCTCCTTCAAAAACTCAAACTCACTCCCTGCAGATTAGGAGTTCTCATCGATGAAAGATCCCCTCAATATGGGGACTGACTTGTATTGACCAAATTAACAAGAGATAAGAGCGGAATGTAGCTTATCCTAACAACTTCTATCCATTCCGCCCAAAAATAGGGCGCATGTGCAAACTCTTACTAGAGGAAGACACCcccctataaatacaagtttgatCCCTAGGCGAGGGATACCTTCCAAACTTGAATTCTTGCTGTCAACTCTCTCTTTGTACTCTCTTGGTACTCTCTTTGCACTTTGAACATGATTTTCTCTTATGAATTCATTTGTTATACTTCGATTCTTGattatgctttattttttgcgCTTATTATCTTTTGAATTCGATACTAATTTGAGCATCATAGTACTAACGTGTTGTTTTGTAGGTTTCGTTCTTTAAGATAATTCTGTACGCATCAAATAATCTATAaaacacattatatataatacaaaaaagcATCTCCTTGCAACTAGCAAGTTCCAATTTGTGCTCAAAGGAAC
This Sesamum indicum cultivar Zhongzhi No. 13 linkage group LG5, S_indicum_v1.0, whole genome shotgun sequence DNA region includes the following protein-coding sequences:
- the LOC105161385 gene encoding 60S ribosomal protein L12-3; this translates as MPPKFDPTQVVDVFVRVTGGEVGAASSLAPKIGPLGLSPKKIGEDIAKETAKDWKGLRVTVKLTVQNRQAKVTVVPSAAALVIKALKEPERDRKKTKNIKHNGNISLDDVIEIAKVMRPRSMAKDLSGTVKEILGTCVSVGCTVDGKDPKDLQQEITDGDVEIPQD